One Enterobacter asburiae genomic window, TAAGCCAGAGAGAATCCCGCCACGCGCACTTCAGCAGGCATAATCTCCGTCAGGGCCGGGATCATCGCGCCGTTATACAGGCCGTAGAGGAAGGAGAGCCACAGCAGCACGCTCAGCATCATGGAGAAGCTGGGGGCGCTCGCCAGTAGCGTCAGGGCAGGGTAGCTGGTCGCCAGCGCCAGCAGGGCCATGGCAATCAGCACCGGCTTGCGCCCGAAGCGATCCGACAGCGCGCCGCCTACCGGCAGCCAGATGAAGTTAGAAATCGCCACCAGCAGCGTGACCAGCAGGCTGTCCGAGGCGCTGAGCATCAGCACCTTTTTGCCAAAGGTGGGGGCGTAGACGGTGATCAGGTAGAACGCGGTGGTGGTCATCGCCACCATCAGCATGCCCGCGACCACCACCTGCCAGTTGCCGAGCAGTGTTTTAAAGACCTGACGCATCTCCAGATGATGGCGGCGCGCGCTGAACTCTTCCGTCTCCTCCAGCTTGCGGCGCAGGAAGAAGATAAACGGCACGATTAAACAGCCGAACAGGAACGGGATGCGCCAGCCCCATTCGCGAATGGCGCTCTCCTCCATCAGGGCATTCAGGGCAAAGCCCATCGCCGCGGCGACCATAATCGCGACCTGCTGGCTGCCGGACTGCCAGCTGGTGTAAAACCCTTTGCGGCCCGGCGTGGCGATTTCAGCCAGATAGACCGAGACGCCTCCAAGCTCCGCACCGGCGGAAAAGCCCTGCAGCAGACGGCCCGTCAGCACCAGCAGCGGTGCCCACAGACCGATGCTTTGATAAGAGGGGATAAGTACAATCAGGAACGTCCCCGCCGCCATGATGGAAAGCGTGACGATCAGACCCTTTCTGCGCCCAACCTTGTCAATATACGCGCCAAGCACAATGGCCCCGATGGGCCGCATCAAAAAGCCCGCGCCGAAGACGGCGAAGGTCATCATTAGCGACGCAAATTCACTGCTCGCCGGGAAGAACGTGTGGGCGATGTAGGTGGCATAGAAGCCAAAAAGAAAGAAATCGAACTGTTCGAGAAAGTTGCCGGACGTCACGCGAAGTATCGCGCCCGCCTTAGATCGTACGGTTGCAGGTGAGGTTGAGGAAAACATGGTTATCTCCAGTTTATTGTTGACGTTTTACGCGTCTGTTTCTGAAAACTGGATCAGGACGAGGAAATAGATAAGCGCAAATGCCGCATTGGCTGATGCATTTTTTGCATGAATATCATTCACCGTGTAAATACAATTAATGGCAACAATAACTTAACAAGTCGTTGTCTTTTTATTCACCAATATTCTGTAAGTCTCTGATATTGCGATTTTGTGATGTGGCGCAGAGGGGCGCTTTAGAAAGCGCCGGGTAACCGCTTCATTACCCGGCGGGTGCAATTTATCGCAGTGCCCGAGCAATCGCGCTGAACATCAGAGAGGCCTCCAGCGGCTGGGCGCTAAAGGACGGCTCCGCCTGCGGCCAGGTAGACCACTGGACGATAACCAGCTTTTCCTTCTGGTTCACCACGATCATTTGCCCAAAAATGCCCAGCGCCCAGAGTGAACCTTTCAGCGAATCTTGCGCTGCTGGCTCAACGCCGGTGGCGTTGGCGGGCACGGCGTTATTCCACCACTGATAGCCGTACAGTCCGTCTGGATGGGCGTCTGATACCGAGCCTTTCGCCTTTGTCCAGTCTGACGACTGCCGGATCCAGTTATCCGGCAGGATCGTCTTACCGTTCGGCAGCGTACCGTTGTTCAGGATAAATTGCCCGAAGCGACCCCAGTCCTCCAGCGTGGCGTTAAAGCCGTGCGCGCCGACGTCGTGCTGGCCTTTGCTGTAGGCATGCCACACGCCGTCGCTCGCCATGCCGTACGGCTGCCAGATGCTTTTCTCCAGATAGGCTGCGAGCGTCATGCCGGTGGCGCGCTCCAGCACGTCACCCAGCAGCCAGGCGCCGCCCGATGAGTAAGACCAGCTCTCTCCGGCCGGGTGAACCCTGCGTAGTCCCTTCACCAGCTTGCGCACGCAGTCGTAGGTACCCGGCTTCGCCTCGCACTCCGTGAGCTGCGCGAAATCGGAGTTCGGGTTGGTGTAGTCCTCGTTCCACGCCACGCCCGAGGTGTGGGTGATAAGCTGTTTGAGCGTCACGCCGTCCCACGCGGTGCCTTTCAGATCGGGTTCATACTGCGTGACCAGGTCGTTGAGCGAGTGAATTTTTCCCTCTTTGAGGGCAACGCCCACCAGGGCCGAAACGACTGATTTACCTACCGAGCGCGAGGTCCAGAGCGTGGAGTCGGTATTGCCCTGTGCGAGATACTTCCAGGCGATTTTGCCGTCCTTCAGCACTAGCATGCCGCTGACGTTCTGGCGCTTAAGGTACTCCTCCAGGCCGTAGCGCCTGCCGTTGATCTGATAGTGGGCGTCCTTGAGCGGCTTGTCCGACACCCGCAGCGGCACGGCGCTACCGTGGCGGAAAATATCCCCGGCGTAGTTGCGGTAGTCATTGCGAAAGCCCACCACGCGGTCAGCCTGGCTCCAGGTGAGCATCTTATGGGTGTCCGGCAGCGCGGCGTCAAAGGGGGCAGGGCAGGCGCTGAGGCCGGTGCCTTCGCAGGCGGCCATTGCCGCAGGGGAGAGCAGGCTGCTGAAGACAAGACCCGCCAGCAGAGCCTGGTTTACTTTTTTGTTTTTCATATCCGTCTCGTATGGGTTAAGAACGGCTTCAGTTTAAAAAGCCCGGCGCTATAATAAAAAACGCATAATGGGGGAAAATCCCCCCAAACAACGGAGGAAACGTGGCGGGCCTACTCTATTCCTTTGCACAGCTTGAGGCATTTACCGCCGTGGCTGAGAACGGCAGCCTGAGTAAAGCGGCGGTGGCGCTGAAAAAAGACCGAACGACGCTTCGCGATCTGATTGATTTTCTTGAGGACGGGTTGGGCTATGCGCTGTTTATTCGCGACGGGCGTACCCTGCGCCTTACGGCGGAAGGAGAGCAGCTTCAGCGCCAGGCGCATCTGCTGATGCGGCAGGTAAAAGCCTTTGAGGCCTTTGCCAGAGAAGTGCCCCAGGGTGCCACGCAGGATCTGACGCTGGTCTACGATCCTTTTACGCCCAGAGCCTTTCTGCACGAGGTCATCGCTGAAATGGTGGCGCGAAAAGTCCGGCTGAGCCTCATCTGCGCCTCGCGCGATGAATCTGAACTCCTGCTGACGAGCGGCCGCGCGGATCTGGCCATCTGCCAGGCGCGCAACCGCAGCGTGGGCAACGACATGGAGTGGCGGGCCCTGGGGGCAATCGATATGGATTTTTACGCCTCCAGCACGCTGTTTGCGGATATTTCATCCCCGCTGTCGCTGCTTGACCTCTCCCTGGTACCCCAGATCGTTATGCACCCTGCATCGGACGAGCCGGTCGCGCGTCGCCTGCAGATTTCCGGGCATACCCTTTTTACGAACGAGCCGGAAATGCTACGCGGCCTGCTGGAACGCGGATGCGGCTGGGGATTCTTACCGACCCATTTTCATGCCGCGCGGTGGCAAAACGTAAAAAGGCTGCGCACCGAAGTGGGCAGCCAGGGGATTAGTCAGACGATGGTCACCATCTGGAAGCCGGGGAGCGACAAGCGCGCCATTATTGCTGACGCGCTGGCGCTACTGCCGGACGTGTGGAAGCACTCAGCGCTGTGAACAGCCTTTGCACTGCTGGTTCTGGATCTGCTGGAAGAAATCGTTGCCTTTGTCATCCACCAGGATAAACGCCGGGAAGTTCTCCACTTCAATTTTCCAGATGGCTTCCATTCCCAGCTCCGGATACGCGACGCATTCCAGGCTCTTAATGCTGTTTTGCGCCAGCACCGCCGCAGGGCCGCCAATGCTGCCCAGGTAGAAGCCGCCGTGCTTATGGCAG contains:
- a CDS encoding MFS transporter codes for the protein MFSSTSPATVRSKAGAILRVTSGNFLEQFDFFLFGFYATYIAHTFFPASSEFASLMMTFAVFGAGFLMRPIGAIVLGAYIDKVGRRKGLIVTLSIMAAGTFLIVLIPSYQSIGLWAPLLVLTGRLLQGFSAGAELGGVSVYLAEIATPGRKGFYTSWQSGSQQVAIMVAAAMGFALNALMEESAIREWGWRIPFLFGCLIVPFIFFLRRKLEETEEFSARRHHLEMRQVFKTLLGNWQVVVAGMLMVAMTTTAFYLITVYAPTFGKKVLMLSASDSLLVTLLVAISNFIWLPVGGALSDRFGRKPVLIAMALLALATSYPALTLLASAPSFSMMLSVLLWLSFLYGLYNGAMIPALTEIMPAEVRVAGFSLAYSLATAVFGGFTPVMSTALIEYTGDKASPGYWMSFAAVCALLATLYLYRRRAVSLQNTVKSQGAV
- a CDS encoding LysR family transcriptional regulator, translating into MAGLLYSFAQLEAFTAVAENGSLSKAAVALKKDRTTLRDLIDFLEDGLGYALFIRDGRTLRLTAEGEQLQRQAHLLMRQVKAFEAFAREVPQGATQDLTLVYDPFTPRAFLHEVIAEMVARKVRLSLICASRDESELLLTSGRADLAICQARNRSVGNDMEWRALGAIDMDFYASSTLFADISSPLSLLDLSLVPQIVMHPASDEPVARRLQISGHTLFTNEPEMLRGLLERGCGWGFLPTHFHAARWQNVKRLRTEVGSQGISQTMVTIWKPGSDKRAIIADALALLPDVWKHSAL
- a CDS encoding serine hydrolase domain-containing protein, yielding MKNKKVNQALLAGLVFSSLLSPAAMAACEGTGLSACPAPFDAALPDTHKMLTWSQADRVVGFRNDYRNYAGDIFRHGSAVPLRVSDKPLKDAHYQINGRRYGLEEYLKRQNVSGMLVLKDGKIAWKYLAQGNTDSTLWTSRSVGKSVVSALVGVALKEGKIHSLNDLVTQYEPDLKGTAWDGVTLKQLITHTSGVAWNEDYTNPNSDFAQLTECEAKPGTYDCVRKLVKGLRRVHPAGESWSYSSGGAWLLGDVLERATGMTLAAYLEKSIWQPYGMASDGVWHAYSKGQHDVGAHGFNATLEDWGRFGQFILNNGTLPNGKTILPDNWIRQSSDWTKAKGSVSDAHPDGLYGYQWWNNAVPANATGVEPAAQDSLKGSLWALGIFGQMIVVNQKEKLVIVQWSTWPQAEPSFSAQPLEASLMFSAIARALR